The following are from one region of the Nicotiana tomentosiformis chromosome 7, ASM39032v3, whole genome shotgun sequence genome:
- the LOC138896188 gene encoding transcriptional regulator TAC1-like, whose protein sequence is MGSDLNSSNFEITWKSDELGLSQAKFYRCSFCNRGFSNAQALGGHMNIHRKDRAKLREVPSEISSDDTSSPSKRPCEEHHHYHPISKAKDNDELIIRGDILQLPLFVDFPSKEVINCVETQEGNKGMQLSDDSELDLELRLGPEPPESSMKSY, encoded by the coding sequence ATGGGGAGTGATCTTAATTCTTCCAATTTCGAAATAACATGGAAATCCGACGAATTAGGCCTAAGCCAAGCTAAATTTTATAGGTGTAGCTTTTGTAATCGAGGTTTTTCCAATGCACAAGCACTAGGTGGACACATGAACATTCATAGAAAAGATAGAGCCAAGCTTAGAGAAGTTCCGAGTGAAATATCTAGCGATGACACGAGTAGTCCCTCAAAAAGGCCATGTGAGgaacatcatcattatcatccTATTTCCAAAGCAAAAGATAATGATGAGTTGATTATTAGAGGTGACATTTTACAATTACCTTTGTTTGTGGACTTTCCATCAAAAGAAGTAATCAATTGTGTGGAAACAcaagaaggaaataaaggcatgcAGCTGAGTGATGATTCAGAATTGGACCTTGAGCTTCGGTTAGGACCGGAACCTCCCGAGTCCTCAATGAAATCATACTAG